From the Helicoverpa zea isolate HzStark_Cry1AcR chromosome 26, ilHelZeax1.1, whole genome shotgun sequence genome, one window contains:
- the LOC124643074 gene encoding rRNA 2'-O-methyltransferase fibrillarin, whose protein sequence is MGKPEFNGGRGGGGRGGFGGGRGRGGGDRGGRGGRGGFGGRGGGGGGGRGGFGGRGGGRGGGRGRGGPGGGRGRGGGGFKGGKQVIIEPHRHPGVFIARGKEDALVTKNLVPGSEVYGEKRISVENEGEKVEYRVWNPFRSKLAAAIMGGVDAIHMPPGSRVLYLGAASGTTVSHVSDVVGPEGLVYAVEFSHRSGRDLINVAKKRTNIIPIIEDARHPLKYRMLVGMVDCIFADVAQPDQARIVSLNAQHFLKNGGHFVISIKASCIDSTAQPEAVFAAEVKKLQADKLKPQEQLTLEPYERDHAVVVGIFRAPSKKA, encoded by the exons ATGGGCAAGCCAG AATTTAATGGCGGTCGTGGCGGCGGTGGCCGCGGTGGTTTCGGCGGCGGCAGAGGCCGAGGCGGCGGCGACAGAGGAGGCCGAGGTGGCCGCGGCGGCTTCGGAGGCCGAGGGGGTGGAGGCGGCGGCGGGAGGGGAGGCTTCGGAGGCCGGGGTGGCGGCCGTGGAGGAG GTCGTGGCCGTGGTGGTCCCGGCGGTGGCCGCGGGAGAGGAGGAGGAGGCTTCAAGGGAGGCAAACAAGTTATTATTGAACCCCACAG ACATCCTGGAGTATTCATTGCAAGAGGCAAAGAAGATGCATTGGTTACAAAGAATTTAGTGCCTGGATCAGAAGTATATGGCGAGAAGAGAATATCCGTTGAG AATGAAGGAGAGAAGGTGGAATACAGAGTATGGAATCCTTTCCGATCAAAGTTAGCAGCAGCTATCATGGGAGGAGTGGATGCTATTCACATGCCTCCTGGCTCCAGGGTGCTGTATCTCGGAGCTGCCAGTGGAACCACCGTCAGTCATGTTTCAGATGTTGTCGGACCG GAAGGCCTAGTATATGCCGTGGAGTTCTCTCACAGATCAGGCCGGGACCTTATAAATGTAGCCAAGAAGAGAACCAATATTATCCCCATTATTGAAGATGCTAGACATCCACTTAAATACAG aatgttGGTCGGCATGGTTGACTGTATATTTGCCGATGTGGCTCAGCCTGATCAGGCTAGGATAGTCAGTTTGAACGCACAACACTTCTTGAAGAACGGAGGACACTTTGTTATTTCTATTAAG GCTTCCTGCATAGATTCGACAGCGCAGCCCGAGGCCGTATTCGCAGCTGAAGTCAAGAAACTACAAGCCGACAAACTAAAACCTCAAGAACAGTTGACTTTGGAGCCCTACGAGAGAGACCACGCCGTCGTAGTCGGCATATTTAGGGCTCCCTCGAAAAAAGCATAG